GGCGGCCTGCCCAGAGTTGTCATCGGCTCCTCCACCCAGCTGTGCACCTTCTCATCCACCAAGGACCTCTTGAGCCAGTGGGAGGTACTTCCTGGGAacgggtggggacatccttggaATGGGAAACAAGGGTGGAAAAAGGGAGGTGGGCCCTGGTTCAAAAGTGAGGGAATTGTAGGATGATTTAGGAGCAGTGATTCCTTAGACAGATTCTGTCATCACCTCATACTAGAAGGGGTACCTAAGCCCTCTGGCCACTCCTTCAGTTATCACTGTGTTATCTCTGATGGTATGGAAGCTCCCAGAATTACCAGTTGTGTGCCCAGGGCAGGGCCTGTCCTGCCCTAAAGTTAGATGACTGTGTGGTTGATAAAAAACCTTTATCTTTCTTATAGATCTttcctccccagagctggaagGTGGCTCTGGCAGCTGCCATGGTGAGTGGAGTGGCAGTAGTCCTGGCCATGACACCCTTTGATGTGGCCAGCACAAGGCTTTATAACCAACCCACTGATACTCGAGGCAAGGTAAGGAAGTACTGTAGGGTTCAGGCTGACAAGAAAAGCTGGGGGTGGAGAAGCGGATCCTCAAATGCTGCCTAGAAAGGCGTCTGACCCTGGTGGGCTCTGACATGCTCCTCCTgtgctctcccttcctctccgACATGCTCCAGGGCCTCATGTACCGGGGGATCTTGGACGCTCTGCTGCAGACAGCTCGGACAGAGGGCCTTTTTGGCATGTACAAGGGTATAGGTGCTTCCTATTTTCGCCTCGGCCCCCACActatcctctccctcttcttctgggATCAGCTGCGTTCCTTTTACAGCACATATGCTAAATAGTGCTCACTCTCTTGTACTCCAAATCAACACTCTTTGGgcacctctgcctccacagctTCCTGTATCTCAGTGACTGCTGACCGATCTGACTTTTCAATGCACTTAAGGGGGACAGCCACGTCCACTCCTCTGTTCTCCTAGGGTTGAGCCACTAGATGGGTCTTGCTTTAAATTTCCCCACAAGTCCCCCTGAAATATTTCACACCCATCTCAGGGTTGAATCAGTCACTCCAAAGTGTATTTCTACTGCCATTCATGGGTGCCCCCACCCCGACTCCCCGTTCCTGTGCACAGCTTTAAACTCCCCCTTCCAAGACCAAAGGGAACTGGGAGACCAGGTGTCCTCTTAGATTCGAAGCCACAGAAATTATATTCTTCATAAAGCAAGTTTATTTCTGCCGAGGAGGTGTCTTATGTTCACATCCAGggaggcagcagaaagaaactcCCCCTCTCAGAACTGGGCCCCTGAGTCCTCAGCAGCACGCTGTGTTTCAACCATCTTTACTGGGGACCAAAGAGGTTGGGATCATGAAGAGTCAAACTAGTTACCAGCTGCTCAAAGTTACCCAGGCTCCAAGGTGGACATGACAGATTTTCAGGGCCAAGAGGCCTGCTGTGACACCTTAGGGTAagggaacagagggagaaggaaaattgTCCAGCTTGAGGTGCACAAGATCACACTTCCTATTCCCCAGAAAACCAGGAATCCCTGACCACCCCCAAACCTGTGGCCTATTACTGCTTCCCTGAAGGAGTTTTGACCCATCCAACTTAATTGTCGTGGGGACCCAATTGCAAGCTTCCCACCCGCTCCTTCGTTCTTACGGGGGCTGATTGAAGGTGAGCAAAAGATCAGTCTGATACTGGGGCAACCGAAGCAAGGCCTGATGCAGTGTGACATCCTTTGCTACCTAAAGGGATCAGAATCGGCATGCTTACCAGGATACCTGGAGTTATCCCttcccagctccagggcatcccaTTCACCGTGGCCCTCACCTGTTGGTTTTCTTTAGCTACCTGCTGCTTGCCAGAAAGGAACCAGGCATCTTGACAGCAGCCTCTCAGGGATAAGTTCTCCAAACAGAGAGGCTGCACAGATAGCACGTGCACACTCCTAGCCCCCTGCACCCCGCCAACGTCCTCAAAATGGTACCTGGCATGGGAGGAACATGAGTAGGGAGGGGCATCTCTGAATAACCCAGTCCCACCCTCGAGCCTGGCCTGCTGCTATTGCCCTTGGAGTTTTCGTCCTGGATAACCGTCCAGCCACAGGCCCCGCCCACTTCCTCGGTTCCCGGCCTCCCGTTGGCTAGCTTTCTCACCGCGCAGCCGCTTCGCCCTGCACGTGGGCCTGCAGCTCCAGAAGTTCTATGATCAGACTCTGGTCGGTCACAGGATGGCAGAAAACTTCTTGGTTGTCTGGCACCGGTCGGAGGTCACTGGAGAAGGACAGGGACACTCTAGTCTCTGGCTCTTTCCGGTAACCCATCCGACCGGCCTCCAGGGCGGCTGGCTTTCTCACCTCACATCAATGGCCCCTCGGGGGAGGATGGCGGAAAAGGCGCCTCCGAACAGTGGACAGTTTCTGGCGGCCTCCATAGATCTAGTACTTGAGTCTGGACATTAGCGAGGTTTTAAAGAAACCTACACGGGTCTTCGAGGCATCATTTCCCCTGGTGTTCCCGGAGCAGCCACTACCTCCTCCGGTCCTACTAAGCTCTTGGACCTTTAAGATCTGGTCACGCCCTGCGAGCACGCTGACCAATAGGCGCCCGCGCTTTGGGGGCGGGGCTATTCTGGGGGGCTGGTCTCAGGCTCTTGGGAAGGAACCTGGCAGAGTTGGTTTGCAGTCTGACTTGGGTTTAGGATTCATGGTGCTAGTGATGGGTTAATCCCTCGTGCCCACTTGCTCCTTCATTTTTAAGGAGTCGTACCTTCTAAGAAGATCACTCGAGACTGTCCTTAAGGACAGTCGTTCAATTAAAGGGCTTGTCTAGATGGCAGGTTGTGGGGCCACTTGGCTCCAATGGACCGACATGCAGACCACTAATTCCAGGATCTAATGCTGGGACTTAGGGAAACAACAGGCCCAGGTGTGGGACTGGGTTAAGATTCAGACCTCAAGGCTTGATAACCTAACCCGAGGATTACGTTTCTAATCCTCTCAAATCTTCCCCTTGGGAGGGCAAGGGGAAGCCCTCTCCTAGTACACCTGGACCAAAGCACAGATTAAACCATTGTTTTTCCTTTACGGATTTTTAGAGTgttcttttaagtatttgttgAACTTTTATCCTTCCAGTTAATTTCTCCTTTCATCCTTGATCTCTAGCACCTGGCAAAACGCTTAGCACATAATAGGCCTGGTGGTCTATTGTTGCACTACTGAATAAATCTACTAGTGCCAATGCCTGGAAGCCACGAGGCCACCCATACCCTCACGGATTTTACATAGCATCTCTTTCCTAGCTGAGAACCGCTTGGGGATTCTCACCCTGGCCAAATGAACCCTCATAATTTACTGAAATGGAGCCGAGGGTTGCATGCCTGTTGGTGCTCATTTCCTTCATGAGCCTGACAATACAAAAGTACGCCTCACCAAGGTGTAGAAGCATCAGTGCAACTTGCTTAAAGTTTGATTTACAGAGCTCTTGAAGGCACCCTAAAGGGTGTTCTAGCCAGGACATAGGTGTAGAAACTTAGAGACCACAGTGTGTATGTACCTAGGAGGCACAAATATGCATGGGGGAGGGCAGGTAGGCAGAGTCAGGGAGTTGTGAAGGTGGTTAAGGATGGAGGATGTTGCGTGTTTACTTATTGTTTGCAATGCTAGGGATCGAGCCCAGGGGCCTCTACAATTAGATTctacccccctcctccctcccccctctccctccctccccctcctctccctcccccctccctcccctccccctctctccctccctgtaaCTGAACCTTAGCCTCTTAAGTGCACTTAAGTGTGCCCCCACCCCATTTGGATACCTTACTTCTTAGGCATTGGTCTTCTCTCTgaacctttcctcttttcttttttttcttttttctttttttcggagctgtgcgcttgctaggcaagtgctctaccgctgagctaaatccccaaccccctttcctcttttcttaagCACTGTTAGGAGTGAAATGTGTCCAagcatggtgactcatgcctttaatcccagcactgaagaggcaaaAGCAGTCAGAtctgtagtttttttgttttgttttgttttgttttttcttttttcgggagctggggactgaacccagggccttgcgcttgctaggcaagtgctctaccactgagctaaatccccaaccccagatctacagtttgagaccaacctgttCTGCATTGTGAGCTGTAGCTCAGCCAGGGTTATATATTGAGAATTGAGATGTCGGTGTCCGTGTCTCTGTAGGAGAAGGAGTATGGCAGGCCCCCATGGGATAGAAGGAGCTGCCCATGGAGGTCTTCGGTTTGTCCATGTAtgcctgtctctcctccccaccaGGAGCAGCAACAACTCAAATAGCTTTGTACGCAGTCAGGCAGATCAGAAATCCTTGGGGAGAGACCTCCAAGGACATAAATGCTATCAACAAGTTCATAACACTAAGAACCAAGGACGGAGACCTATAATgaaccagagggaggagaaagttTCTTCAGCTTTCCCCTCTGGCGTTCCTGGCATACCTCATGTTCCACAGTGGAGTAGGcctttctccagcctctgagTTCTTGGGATAGGAAGTGGGGAACAGAAATGTGCCAAGGCAGATCTCTCCTTGGAGAGTGGTGGACGGCCAGCTTGTCTTGGCAGATCTCTATATCCCTGCTGTTGGCTCACCATCCCTCTCTTGGTGTCTGCCATTTCTACTGCTCTTCTCAGTGCTGACACCCCAGTATGTTCAAACTCAAACTCCCTTCGAAACCGGAACTACCTGGGTCCATTTGTTGTCATTTGATCTGAAAGTACCTATTTGGCAAGCTCTCCTGTTTACGTCGTCCCGGAGCCAGAGTTCAGTGAAAACCTTGGCCAGGCTGCAGCTAGGACAGGTGTCCTGGGACAAATGTCAGACGGCACACATCTGTTCTCATTGTGTGAGTGTCTCCAGCTCAGTCGGCTGGAGGCAGTACACCTACAACTGGGACAAGCGGTTTGGTGCTCTGGAACGGTCCCTGCCCTTTGAAAGAGccaaaagaggggttggggatttagctcagcggtagagcgcttgcctaggaagcgcaaggccctgggtttggtccccagctccgaaaaaaagaaccaaaaaaaaaaaagaaagagccaaaAGATCGACTTCAAGGGgcctggcgagatggctcagcagttaagagcacatgttaCCCTTGTAGAGGACTTAcagggtggttcacaatcatctgcaactctagttccaggggaactTGTTCCCATTTcagacctccacaggtaccagatAGACATGTGGTAAGCATCGGTGCaggctcataaaataaaatatataaatccaaATGGGAAATCAGTGCCAAACATCCCTTTATGGAAGAGTTAAGGCAACACATTTCTTGTATGCTGCAGCTTTAAGCCTTCAGTCCTACCATGAGTCTCTTTGAAATGTTGGTGAAGGTCAGAAAAATGTTTGTAAATCATGAAATAAAGTGTGTAAGAACACGAGACAACTAGcttattttgtttgcttctcaTTACGtcgtagtcttggctggcctggaacttgatatgtagatcaggttggctccAAACATAGACATCTGTCTGTCCTGAATGtatgtgtactctgtgtgtgtgtgtgtgtgtgtgtgtgtgtgtgtgtgccaaccagccaaccagctaGTCATGTGCaagtgtccttggaggccagaggaaggtatggatcctgggagctggagttccGAGCATTTGTGATCTACCTAGTCAacgagtcatctctctagctccattaTGGCAGcgttttgcttttcaaaattttctacatttttcttgaTGGGAATGATGTTTTCATTTacaagtatgtatgtgcaccacctgTACGTATGGCCTGTATATATTCCCAGAGGGAATCAGaacccctgaaactagagttacagatcaCCAGGTGGGATGCTGTTGGACCCGGTCCTCTGCAATATCAGTGAGCGCCATGggaaagccatctctccagccccctgcttcTGTTTGAGACTGGGCTGGTCTTGCTGTGTGGTCCAATCTGGTCTTGAATTTGAAATAGTGCTTACTTCCATctcagcctcacaagtgctggaatttcaggcatgTCACCATGCCTcactaaaaacattttaaagtatttattttgtcaGGCATAATggaatacacctttaatcccagaactcagaaggcagagataggtggatctctgagttcaagaccaggtgAGTGAGTTCAGGATAatcagggctatatagagaacccctgtctcaaaaaac
The genomic region above belongs to Rattus rattus isolate New Zealand chromosome 9, Rrattus_CSIRO_v1, whole genome shotgun sequence and contains:
- the Rangrf gene encoding ran guanine nucleotide release factor yields the protein MEAARNCPLFGGAFSAILPRGAIDVSDLRPVPDNQEVFCHPVTDQSLIIELLELQAHVQGEAAARYHFEDVGGVQGARSVHVLSVQPLCLENLSLRGCCQDAWFLSGKQQVAKENQQVAKDVTLHQALLRLPQYQTDLLLTFNQPPCHSRPLGPENLSCPPWSLGNFEQLVTSLTLHDPNLFGPQ